TAATAGCTTTGATAAGGCGGAGGTTAGGATGATGCACTGAGATTCCTAGTCACTTGCCGTGTGATGATGTGATcatctataattttttgttccaagCGTGGCGGTGTTTGGCAACAGAATTATGATGGTAATGCTCGATTACCACGAAAGGATTTTCTTAATTGATGACCTGATATATAGTTTAGCTGGTAAAGCATAAATAACAATGATGACGACGACTATAATAAATTAACGAGGAAATGATTAAAGACAAAGGTTATGTCACTATCAAAGAAATTTATGATTTGTATCacttaaaattatttcatctaagtTTCTTTTATACAATGTCACAACATTCCTTagtctatttttttattttaccagACAAGACATACCATTTGCGTACCTTGGGATATGGAAAAGGATCCAGTCCATTTTATTGGTACAAATGAACTTCACCAATTcgagaaaaatgataataaatagGAAACGATGGATTCGACCTTGAAGAAAGgtaatttcatgaatgaaaacaTTTATGGCATTATTGCAACTACATGGCCATTTATCGTTatgtttcctttccttcttcatctttttagcgagtttcgaaaaaaaaatttcagcacTTTCATTAATATCGATAAATCGATGTAAATCATCCCATACATATGCATTGAGTAACATGGAAGACACCGTTCAGAGATTGATCGGCATGACTCCTGCAATAAATTCAAATCGAATTGGAACCAAACACTTAACTATTTATTTACCCCACGAGATGTCTATAATCAATAGTTGAAGTTGTTTTGGCTATACAACTTGTGTGAGTTCGATTCCTCTCCCCCAAATTTCATTTGAGCATGGAGGAGAAGTAACCTCACAATTCTGTGGCACCCACGAAGGGTCTACTCGTTGCCATCAGCATATGTAAAAATGCCAcgagttctttttttcttcactttgtcAGGTTTTTGAACCCTAGAATTTAACGTCCCCACCTCAACCCCTAGCCACTAATCCAAAGCCTTATTGACATGCCGCTAGCTCCTTttacaattataaaaaaaagcatTTAACCATTCAACTAATCGtgtttactattttctttttaaaaagaatggaAAACTAAGGTATTATTACACTCGCACGTTGCAATAAGATAAGTAAACAAATATAGCACAtatataaattgaattttaattgttaaaagcACTTAACCATTCAATTAATCGTGTTTACTAGAAAACTAAGGTGTCGTTACGCTTCTATGTTGCAATaagattagtaaaccaatatagCATATATATTAATTGAATTTCGATCATTAAATCTAATAAATTTTATGTGGATCTTAGGTGAGTCGCATCATTTCTAATGATCCAAACCCAAAAGAGTAGGGGAGGATAggtttatcaaataaatttcctaaaaaGGAGGCTgtcactttcttttcatttcttatgGGAATGGCTTAACTTATGGTGGTGGGAAACAACACCAGGCGGAAAATTTTTTCCGGGGAAGGATGGTGGCGATAACGACGGAGCAGAGTACGGAGCCCGCAATGTCCGTTTTTTGTCTTCATCCCGCACCCAAAAACCGGCTGGTAAAAAGCATTTCTTTTCATGCatcgaaaatgaaaaactatagacatttattaaaaaaaaaaatcactagtATCTCCAAACGTTGGGGCACCTTAAACTGCATCTCTGCGCAACCTTAAGAATGTCGAAAACGACCCGATtacaaagaagaacaagaaccgAACGAAATCAGATCCCGACCACAACAAGCGCGATCCTAACCGTATCGCCCCTTCGTAGTTCACGTCATCGTTCGATCCGCTCAGATGGAAAAGATCTCCGCTGCTTCGAGAGAATCATCTAACAAAATCGCAAAAAGCTACCACAGAACTTAGCAGTTGCAGTTGCAGTTGCAGTTGCACAAGGGGCCTATGCACGGGGCATGAACGCGACGTGCCCTTCACAACGTATACGCAGCAGAAGTCTTGAATTTAGATGACGAGCTCTGTCGCTTGTGCTCCTTCATAGCTGGTCACCCATGGATGCTCTGCATCAAGCATCGTTTCAAATGGGGAAAATTTTTTAGGATGTAATGATCGGAGCTAGGATTAGATGAATCGTAATGGGTCGTAGATTTAAAGCTAGCTTGATGAATACGACATGGATTTACCGGATCGGATGCTTTAAGAGATCACTAATTGAAGGCGGATCTCTGCAAAAAGGAGCTTCAAGATTGGTTTTCACTTAAGACCTAGAACCCCCtcaaaaaaacaagaagttgACGAGATGGTGAACTCACTGAGGACTTGATCGGCAGAGAGCCTCCGGGAAGCGTCCCTGCACAGCATCATCCTGAGCAGATCCTTCGCCGCCGCCGACACCGACCGGAAGACCCGCGGCGGGAACCTCAGGTTCGCCCTTAGCACCGCCCCGAATATCTCCACCGCGCTCTCCCCGCGGAACGGCGGGAACCCCGCGAGCATCACGTACAGCACCACCCCGGCGCTCCACACGTCCACCTTCTCCCCGTACTCCCTCCCCGCCACCACCTCCGGCGCCACGTAGTGCGGCGTCCCCACCACCCCCTCAGCGCCGCCGCCTGCTCCCCTCCCCCGATCACCTCCGCGGAGCCGAAGTCCGCGAGCCTCAGCCGCCCCCGGGAGTCGAAGAGTATGTTCTCGGGCTTGATGTCCCGGTGGACGACGCCGTGGCGGTGGCAGTGGGCGACGGCACGCATCAGCTGGGCGAGGATCCGGGCGGCCTCGGGCTCCGGGAGGGGGCCGGAGGAGGCGACGGCGCGGTGGAGGTCGGGGGAGTCGCAGAGGTCGAGGACGAGGTGGAGGTGGGAGGAGTCCTCGTAGGCGTTGTGGATGCGGAGGAGGTTCGGGTGCGGGGAGAGGAGGGACATCACCTTGGGCTCCGTGAGGAGGCAGTGGGAGTCGAGGTCGTCGCCGGAGACGGCGGACTTGTCGATGGACTTGACGGCGAGGGAGGGGGCGGCGGATGAGGGCGCGGCGGAGGGCTCGAGCGGCTCGCAGCGGCGGACGACGCCGAAGCGGCCGCGCCCGATCTCCTCGCAGATTCGGTAGTCTCGCTTCAGCGCTTCGGTcatctctctctcgcgcgccgcttgctgctgctgcttcttctctctctactttctctctctgctctgCGAAATATAGAGAGAAATATACGGGCGCACCAGGGACCAGGAAGACCTAGGATAAAGTGCTTGGGTGGTGGGGGCCCACTGGGAGGGAATATTCTTTAGAGGAAGATGGGGGAATCCGACGGCTGTGGGATGGATTTGACGGGGAGATGCTGCTCATAGTCATGGCCGATTGGCCGTGGGTTTAGGAAAGGGGCTCCATTTTTCAAATAGAATAACGACAATGCCTTTGATAGCTTTCCGTACAAGGATGGCCCTCCCTGGATCGTGAATTTGCGATAGAAAATGCAATGGCAGTTATTACGTTACCatcagcgagagagagagagagaaagttatgTTTTAAATGAggtcgttaaaaaaaaaataggttttgaAAATCTTGGAtggtaatttcaaatttcctgGCGTGGTTCATGTAATTAAGGAGTCACAATCCATAGACCGCATGGTTGATAATGTgtgcaaattaaactaaatataaatttgaatggCATTTATAATTGGAGTTCACACATCAAAAAATTGGTTGAACGGAATTACATTTGACTTGGACGAGTTTCCTTTGACTAGAAATGGAGGAAAATGTGAGATCCACAATTTCCATTATTCATTCAACTTAAAAATCAATACAAGTCAAAACTTTGGACTCGAATTTGTAGATTTTTGGGAAAACTTATTTCTTTGGTTTCGAAACTTGCATGAGTGGGTAAAATATCTGCCAAGCTTTGCGACGATATATGATTTAGAGCTTGCTCGATATAATTGTAACTAATATGGGTGCCACATCGAAATTGTGCGGTGAAAGTTTCGTAACTCTTCATGTTTGTTAATAGATGCTTTAAAGGTCTCACTCACCAAGTGAAATCGAGTAAGGGTAGCTTCCTAAACCGCATAGGTTAAGAGATTCTTTCATTGACATATTTAACCAAACACTAACATGCATTGGGAAAGTCATTGAAGAGGAGTGCTAGGGTTTTCTCTCTGATATTTCTTGGCGCGATAACTATGAGAAtcggaaggaaaaaaaaaaacttctcggGATTGCTTGGGTTAATCGGGTGTCAAGAAATATCTGAGAGATTGTGTCATTGGTACTCGTACTTCCCTATATCATAGTCCTCATTAATGTAAATACTGATTCGAATAGAATCACATGAAACTCTTCtatatttatttactatttccTCCTTACTTTTCTTTAGGACTATCTCGATTGTCATTCGTTAGTCTATTGCACGATATGCTCAAAGCCTAACTTTCCATGACAATAACTATGCTCGTCTTGTTAGACTACAAGCTCACTTGGGATGATctcattttttgttgattagACACCGACGATATGTTATTAGAAGGACATGCCCTAGCAATATACATTTAGCAAGAGTTACATTCGATTAGCAAACAAATTTCGATTTCAAAGATAGTAAAGACGCCTGTCCCATGTCTGTACACACTCAATTCACAAGATTTATCAGCTGAATTTAAATAAGCAAAGATGATACAACTTATTCTATACGGTCATGACCGCTTTGGAATTTATCAGGACAAATGAACAAGTCGATCTCGTACCTATgcaaaaattgtcacgtcacgTACGTGTTcaagctgtttttttttttttttttttggttgaaaatacATGGGAAGCAAAAGATCTCGTATTTGCTTCATTGGTCTCCATGAGTTTGGCCGTGAATGAAAGCAACCCCAAGCGACCGTCTCACTTAGACAAACAAGAATATTCTCTTCTATATTACATCGGAAACCAAAATATTGTAATATAAAGATGAGAATCGTACTTATAGAATATGAGTAAGgcaaacacccaaaaaaataaaaacgggGAATATGAGATTCTTAGTAAGCTGACCATGTGGTACACTTGGTGGTATTGCCCATAGAATTGTATGGAGAACATTGATTTTGGGAGACATCGATCATGTTGATTAATatataaactttaaattttataagatatcatgatAGAATATGCCAATGAGATTGCGAGTGACGCAGGTTTGGCCAATACTAGGATTGGCATGTGCGAGATTGGTATTGGCCAATGTTGGCATCAAGATTCGGCATGTTCAGCATGGATAGCCGGCTGGTATCAAGGCGGGACAAAAAGATTGGTATGTGTAGAGGTAGTTGACATATGTGTG
This region of Eucalyptus grandis isolate ANBG69807.140 chromosome 8, ASM1654582v1, whole genome shotgun sequence genomic DNA includes:
- the LOC104414506 gene encoding LOW QUALITY PROTEIN: phosphoenolpyruvate carboxylase kinase 2 (The sequence of the model RefSeq protein was modified relative to this genomic sequence to represent the inferred CDS: deleted 2 bases in 1 codon); this encodes MTEALKRDYRICEEIGRGRFGVVRRCEPLEPSAAPSSAAPSLAVKSIDKSAVSGDDLDSHCLLTEPKVMSLLSPHPNLLRIHNAYEDSSHLHLVLDLCDSPDLHRAVASSGPLPEPEAARILAQLMRAVAHCHRHGVVHRDIKPENILFDSRGRLRLADFGSAEVIGGGEQAAAEGVVGTPHYVAPEVVAGREYGEKVDVWSAGVVLYVMLAGFPPFRGESAVEIFGAVLRANLRFPPRVFRSVSAAAKDLLRMMLCRDASRRLSADQVLTPFCRDPPSISDLLKHPIRASMGDQL